A single genomic interval of Terriglobus albidus harbors:
- a CDS encoding universal stress protein yields MRKVQLGTIVIPTDFSKASKIALGFAQSLAQQYGFDLSLIHIFPYVAHHRYAAPVGWMMTDLRARSRRRLMAAKAKVLAAGTGIRCSVIDSAGDIPGQIINTAVSEGASLIVMGTHSRDGVERFLVGSTAEEVLRHAVLPVIVVGPHVKDYSRRKIQTLVYATDLSARSLGVLRILPLLMAGDTRLSVVHVREDQAHAPASAGWEVTVRNSLAGVLPADVLESRVDFKTLEDDDPARAVERHLKAVHADLLLIGVHKGRGMTAHLSPRTGFRMIMAAPCAVLSICE; encoded by the coding sequence ATGCGAAAGGTGCAGCTCGGAACAATTGTCATCCCCACGGATTTTTCGAAGGCATCGAAGATTGCCCTCGGATTTGCGCAGTCCCTGGCTCAGCAGTACGGCTTCGATCTGAGCTTGATTCATATCTTTCCTTACGTGGCCCATCATCGCTACGCAGCGCCGGTCGGCTGGATGATGACGGATCTGCGTGCGCGAAGCCGTCGCCGGCTCATGGCGGCAAAGGCGAAGGTGCTTGCGGCCGGTACGGGCATTCGCTGTTCGGTGATCGATAGTGCTGGAGACATCCCTGGGCAGATCATCAACACCGCCGTCTCCGAAGGCGCGTCCCTCATCGTGATGGGGACACATTCACGGGACGGAGTGGAGCGGTTTCTCGTAGGGTCTACTGCGGAGGAAGTGCTGCGCCATGCTGTTCTGCCAGTGATCGTGGTCGGGCCACACGTCAAGGACTATAGCCGCCGTAAGATCCAAACCCTGGTCTATGCCACCGATCTGAGCGCGCGTTCACTCGGCGTGCTCCGGATTTTGCCTCTCCTGATGGCCGGAGATACCAGGCTCTCAGTGGTTCATGTCAGGGAAGACCAGGCGCACGCGCCGGCGTCAGCGGGGTGGGAGGTCACCGTTCGCAACAGCCTGGCCGGTGTTCTTCCCGCCGACGTACTGGAGAGTCGAGTGGACTTCAAGACGCTGGAAGACGATGATCCTGCCCGCGCTGTCGAGCGTCACCTGAAGGCGGTTCATGCAGATCTCCTGCTGATCGGCGTGCATAAGGGCCGGGGAATGACCGCTCACCTGTCGCCGCGTACAGGATTCCGCATGATTATGGCTGCTCCATGCGCGGTGCTTTCCATCTGCGAATAG
- a CDS encoding cation-translocating P-type ATPase produces MSRSMYFDKRAPHAESAETVLRRLRTDPHSGLSTVEADARLSNGRNEIQTKHAYSGWRLFLRQFADPQMYLLLSATVLSLVVTLSKHGGAPWEALLILSVVLLNAILGFLQEDRAEKALEQLKVISPALSRVIRDGTAQDVLSATLVPGDILLLEEGNIVPADARIIEEDGIQVTEALLTGESLSVSKQPAPLPLTTPTADRTNMVFSGTGILSGHARAVVASTGPDTEVGHIASLLAKAEKDATALQNRLHGLSKQIAIGVFLTGSLCVITFILLLPEKTLDTLIEIALFGVSLGVAATPEALGTLVTLTLGFGVLRLARRGAIVRRLNVIDTLGATTVVMSDKTGTLTQNRIEVHSFFTAAETISSQSSTGPIHTGSPIEACLLSAALANAANYVREGTAFKFHGDPVDTALWMATTHRGVSPDAIEARFVRKWRFPFTSERKMLSVAVQDRHRPDAIFLYLKGAPESVLSRSTHEMAGKRVTEITATRRAELSAKIDALALEGWKIMALARRILPVSTDQPAKPELVESGLTLTGFVTLFDPPRTEASETIRQMTAAHIRTILVSGDHPKTAAAIARQLGIESGATVLTGAEIERSNDAELQQQLRGTTICARVTPADKLRVAQLLQRSGEVVAMTGDGVNDAPALKAADVGIAMGSGTEIAKDAADIVLTDDSLATILHAIREGRIMAANIQKAVMYLFTTNLSEVGTIFLAAVASMAMKQAAPAALPLTAAQILWLNLMTDVAPAIALALSPARPNVMEGSGHRNLKQILSKGSVYQILGNSLALTAVTLGAFFLVSGDLIHRRTMTLTVIALCQCAYALTLQSESASIFRYLSELRWLIPAIAWSIVAQVLIVSFAFTREVFGLSQLNWQDWLLCFLATSSVLVLSECRKFLLRRQRKHSNLGVEGTASIPTSRATSHAN; encoded by the coding sequence GTGTCCAGATCGATGTACTTCGACAAGAGGGCTCCGCATGCGGAATCCGCGGAAACAGTACTGCGCCGGCTGCGCACCGATCCCCATTCCGGCCTTTCGACAGTCGAGGCTGATGCCCGCCTCAGTAACGGCAGAAATGAGATTCAGACGAAACACGCCTACTCGGGCTGGCGGCTCTTTCTCAGACAATTCGCGGATCCGCAGATGTACCTGCTGCTCAGCGCAACGGTTCTGTCGCTCGTGGTTACTTTGTCGAAGCACGGTGGAGCTCCCTGGGAAGCATTACTGATCTTGTCCGTGGTGTTGTTGAACGCCATCCTCGGTTTCCTGCAGGAGGATCGGGCAGAGAAGGCGCTTGAACAGCTAAAAGTCATCTCGCCGGCACTTTCGCGTGTAATCCGGGACGGCACAGCGCAGGACGTTCTTTCGGCCACGCTTGTCCCCGGTGACATCCTCCTGCTGGAGGAGGGGAACATCGTGCCTGCCGATGCCCGAATCATTGAAGAAGATGGAATTCAGGTAACTGAGGCTCTCCTCACGGGAGAGAGCCTCAGCGTCTCGAAACAGCCGGCCCCTCTTCCGCTGACTACGCCCACAGCAGATCGAACCAATATGGTCTTCAGCGGTACCGGCATCCTCTCCGGGCATGCCAGAGCAGTGGTTGCTTCAACCGGGCCAGACACCGAAGTCGGGCACATCGCCTCCCTGCTGGCCAAAGCGGAGAAGGATGCGACCGCGTTACAGAACCGCCTCCACGGACTCAGCAAACAGATCGCCATTGGTGTCTTTCTAACTGGGTCGCTCTGCGTAATCACCTTCATTCTCCTTCTCCCTGAAAAGACGTTGGACACCCTCATCGAGATTGCTCTCTTTGGAGTCTCTCTTGGAGTTGCAGCAACACCGGAGGCGCTCGGCACACTCGTTACTCTCACTCTTGGCTTCGGCGTACTACGGCTCGCCCGGCGTGGCGCGATTGTCAGAAGACTCAACGTGATCGATACTCTGGGCGCGACAACCGTTGTGATGTCTGACAAGACGGGCACGCTGACGCAGAACCGGATTGAAGTTCATTCCTTCTTCACCGCGGCCGAAACGATCTCATCGCAGTCATCGACCGGACCTATCCACACCGGAAGCCCGATAGAAGCATGTCTTCTGAGTGCCGCGCTAGCGAATGCCGCCAATTACGTTCGGGAAGGGACCGCCTTTAAGTTTCATGGTGACCCGGTCGACACTGCCTTGTGGATGGCCACAACACATCGCGGAGTTTCACCCGATGCCATCGAGGCCAGATTCGTTCGCAAATGGCGATTTCCCTTCACCTCGGAACGCAAGATGCTCAGCGTAGCGGTACAGGATCGGCATCGACCGGACGCGATATTCCTCTATCTGAAGGGAGCGCCGGAGTCGGTTCTGTCTCGCAGCACGCATGAAATGGCTGGTAAAAGAGTCACGGAGATCACAGCAACCAGACGAGCCGAGTTGTCGGCCAAAATTGACGCCCTCGCCCTGGAGGGGTGGAAGATCATGGCCCTGGCACGCCGTATTCTGCCGGTATCAACCGACCAACCCGCAAAACCCGAGCTCGTGGAGAGCGGCCTCACCCTCACCGGTTTCGTCACGTTGTTCGATCCTCCAAGGACGGAGGCGAGCGAGACCATCCGGCAGATGACCGCCGCCCATATCCGCACAATTCTCGTCAGCGGCGACCACCCTAAAACTGCGGCTGCTATCGCAAGACAACTCGGCATCGAGTCTGGCGCCACCGTTCTAACCGGAGCAGAGATTGAGCGATCCAATGATGCTGAGCTCCAACAGCAGCTTCGCGGCACTACCATCTGCGCGAGAGTCACACCCGCGGATAAACTCAGGGTGGCACAGTTGCTGCAGCGGTCGGGAGAGGTCGTTGCGATGACCGGCGACGGCGTCAATGACGCGCCAGCATTGAAAGCTGCCGATGTCGGCATCGCAATGGGCAGTGGCACTGAGATCGCCAAAGATGCAGCCGATATTGTCCTTACCGATGACAGCCTTGCGACCATTCTGCACGCCATCCGCGAAGGCAGAATCATGGCGGCAAATATCCAGAAGGCCGTGATGTACCTCTTCACGACGAACCTGTCTGAGGTCGGCACGATCTTTCTCGCTGCAGTTGCTTCCATGGCGATGAAGCAGGCTGCACCTGCGGCGCTGCCCCTGACCGCGGCTCAGATTCTATGGCTGAACCTGATGACCGATGTCGCCCCGGCGATCGCATTGGCGCTTTCGCCTGCGCGTCCGAACGTGATGGAAGGAAGCGGCCATCGGAACCTTAAACAAATTCTTTCCAAAGGATCGGTGTACCAGATCCTGGGGAACAGTCTCGCGCTCACTGCCGTCACCCTGGGAGCATTCTTCCTGGTTTCAGGCGACCTGATCCACCGCCGGACCATGACGCTGACGGTCATCGCGCTTTGCCAGTGCGCCTATGCACTGACGCTGCAGTCAGAATCGGCCAGCATCTTCCGGTATCTTTCTGAACTGCGATGGCTGATACCTGCAATCGCATGGTCGATTGTCGCGCAAGTACTCATCGTAAGCTTTGCCTTTACGCGTGAGGTCTTCGGCTTGTCACAGCTCAATTGGCAAGATTGGCTGCTATGTTTTCTGGCGACCTCGTCTGTTCTTGTTCTGAGTGAATGCCGCAAGTTCCTTCTGAGAAGGCAAAGAAAACACAGCAATCTCGGAGTCGAAGGCACGGCTTCGATTCCCACTTCCCGAGCCACCTCTCATGCGAACTAG
- a CDS encoding class I SAM-dependent methyltransferase, with the protein MTLQQQFGQIDIYLFDQILRGNISPGRRVLDAGCGGGRNIQYLLREGYEVFGVDISADAVAEVRQMASELAPRLPAENFQVAGVEAMPFTDEFADVVVCNSVLHFAQGEAQLKAMVRGLWRVLRPGGMLFCRLASTIGATQGMAFEAMGGRRFKMSHGVEWLLVDEALLMELTRGLDGELVDPLKTTVVQEQRCMTTWVVKKKTPPAGEGRTFVGSGMPGRR; encoded by the coding sequence ATGACGCTGCAGCAGCAGTTTGGGCAGATTGATATCTACCTGTTCGACCAGATATTGCGCGGGAATATTTCGCCGGGCAGGCGGGTGCTGGACGCGGGGTGCGGCGGCGGCCGGAATATTCAGTATTTGCTGCGTGAAGGGTATGAAGTGTTTGGCGTGGATATAAGCGCCGACGCTGTGGCGGAGGTGCGGCAGATGGCAAGTGAGCTGGCGCCGAGGCTTCCGGCTGAGAACTTCCAGGTGGCGGGCGTAGAGGCGATGCCTTTCACGGATGAGTTTGCGGACGTGGTGGTGTGCAACTCGGTGCTGCACTTTGCGCAGGGTGAGGCGCAACTGAAGGCGATGGTGCGAGGGCTGTGGCGGGTGCTGCGGCCGGGTGGAATGCTGTTCTGCCGGCTGGCGTCGACGATTGGAGCGACGCAGGGGATGGCGTTCGAGGCGATGGGAGGACGGCGGTTCAAGATGTCGCATGGAGTGGAGTGGCTGCTGGTGGATGAAGCGCTGTTGATGGAACTAACGCGCGGTCTGGATGGGGAGCTGGTGGATCCACTGAAGACGACCGTGGTGCAGGAGCAGCGATGCATGACGACGTGGGTGGTGAAGAAGAAGACGCCGCCGGCAGGGGAGGGGCGGACGTTTGTCGGCTCGGGGATGCCGGGGCGACGTTGA
- a CDS encoding AraC family transcriptional regulator yields MMHTVQPFRTGIPGIEAFGLASTRQFPRHSHDQFGIGLILSGAHRSWSGFGWVDARAGDIIMVNPGEMHDGSSQDSNGRRWQMIYFAPELISELFDGDAAGSAAVLLPRIRDSRQALRFSRLFGALTERCPDPGHTEECLLHTVVHAFRHHSTRRPGKQILPPSIDKVKRQIDLSPELPHSLQEMAILANTSRFQFLRAFAHATGATPHAYMLQQRVRLARRLIASGKELVQVSCEAGFADQSHMTRAFVRQFGVTPSRYRATVCTNRSRAISFKTRFRQ; encoded by the coding sequence ATGATGCATACCGTTCAACCATTCCGCACAGGAATTCCAGGAATCGAGGCGTTCGGCCTCGCCTCGACGCGGCAGTTTCCGCGTCACTCGCACGACCAGTTCGGAATCGGCCTGATCCTATCAGGAGCTCATCGATCATGGAGCGGGTTTGGCTGGGTGGATGCCAGAGCAGGCGACATCATTATGGTGAATCCCGGAGAGATGCACGATGGCAGTTCGCAGGACAGCAACGGCCGTCGTTGGCAGATGATCTATTTTGCCCCGGAATTGATCTCCGAACTGTTTGACGGTGACGCGGCCGGGAGTGCCGCCGTTCTGCTGCCCCGAATCCGCGACTCACGCCAGGCGCTCCGCTTTTCACGCCTGTTCGGTGCACTCACAGAGCGCTGCCCAGACCCAGGACACACCGAAGAGTGTCTTCTGCATACAGTCGTTCATGCTTTCAGGCACCACAGTACGCGGCGTCCCGGGAAGCAGATACTTCCACCCAGCATCGACAAGGTGAAGAGGCAGATCGATCTGTCACCGGAACTGCCGCACTCTCTTCAGGAGATGGCGATCCTGGCCAATACGAGTCGATTTCAATTCCTTCGAGCTTTTGCTCACGCAACGGGCGCCACACCTCACGCCTACATGCTTCAGCAGCGAGTGCGGCTCGCGCGAAGACTGATTGCAAGCGGAAAAGAACTGGTTCAAGTGAGCTGCGAAGCAGGATTCGCGGACCAGAGCCATATGACCCGCGCCTTTGTGCGGCAATTCGGGGTAACCCCTTCCCGTTATCGGGCAACGGTTTGCACGAACCGGTCACGCGCAATTTCGTTCAAGACGAGATTCAGGCAATGA
- a CDS encoding VOC family protein, with protein sequence MADGFIWYELVTNDMGKAVNFYKKVVGWDIKDAGMPGFTYMIFGKDGKDVGGMMTWAGAGAPELPTQWMGHIHTAKLDEELKSVTADGGTIVKPAQEIPGVGRFAVVLDPQQVKYLLFEPGKQEAPPRLDQMAVGNVGWHELLTDDPAKAFDYYSKHYGWQKDYAHDMGPMGIYQTFRTDKPLYTGGMMARKGPGMPEGIPPHWQYYFLVNDIEAAQQRVIDAGGKVLMPPMEVPGGSRIMQALDDQDGHFALMQGPKS encoded by the coding sequence ATGGCAGACGGTTTCATCTGGTACGAACTTGTCACCAACGATATGGGCAAGGCAGTGAACTTCTACAAGAAGGTAGTCGGGTGGGACATCAAGGATGCCGGTATGCCTGGCTTCACCTACATGATCTTTGGCAAAGACGGCAAAGATGTCGGTGGCATGATGACCTGGGCCGGAGCAGGCGCTCCTGAGCTTCCCACGCAGTGGATGGGCCATATCCATACCGCAAAGCTCGACGAGGAGCTTAAGTCTGTTACAGCCGATGGCGGCACGATCGTGAAGCCGGCCCAGGAGATCCCGGGTGTAGGCCGTTTTGCCGTCGTGCTTGACCCTCAGCAGGTGAAATACCTGCTCTTCGAACCCGGTAAGCAAGAGGCGCCACCTCGTCTGGATCAAATGGCAGTGGGAAACGTGGGCTGGCATGAACTGCTCACCGATGATCCGGCGAAAGCCTTCGACTACTATTCGAAACACTACGGCTGGCAGAAAGACTATGCGCATGACATGGGGCCCATGGGCATCTACCAGACCTTCCGGACCGATAAGCCCCTCTACACCGGCGGAATGATGGCTCGTAAAGGCCCGGGCATGCCCGAAGGAATTCCGCCGCACTGGCAGTACTACTTCCTTGTCAATGACATTGAAGCTGCGCAGCAACGTGTGATCGATGCCGGAGGTAAGGTCCTTATGCCTCCCATGGAGGTACCCGGAGGTTCACGCATCATGCAGGCCCTGGATGATCAGGATGGCCACTTTGCCTTGATGCAGGGACCAAAATCGTAA
- a CDS encoding sensor histidine kinase, which yields MNTRSGALENPALHLYPLSMDKTPKSSGTPIPATWVDPERWLAAIVESSDTAIMGESLDGMITSWNRAAVQMFGYSAEEAIGKPVFFLAWPGEDERMHELLRIVRNGERIDGFETARRHKDGSQVFVSLSMFPVKDADGTIVGIAEIARNITDRRLAEEQIARSHAEVLAERKFREMIEEAPDAILEVNQTGYIVIANKTSETLFGYTREELLGQPVEILVPMPHRGNHADNVARFVRSGKTRPMGQGLDLNARRKDGSEFPVEISLSPIRSAQEVLIVVVIRDVSERRKAEQQLRALQEGYFNELVARQHEAERLNRLKSEFMASVSHELRTPLHTIIGFTDLLKEESNGTLNAKQTRFVEHIQRDSEHLLALINDVLDLSRIEAGGLSLQTEQIDVTDLLHQTTESVRGQAAAKGIILQTEYEADLYASADRTRVRQVLLNLLSNAIKFTPAGGSVTITTAIEDEWIRISVRDTGIGIAPEEHELIFDKFYQAAVTTGGVKEGTGLGLTISRQIVMMHGGRLEVNSTEGAGSEFTFTLPQWVQ from the coding sequence ATGAACACCAGGTCTGGAGCGCTTGAAAACCCGGCGTTACACTTGTATCCACTGTCCATGGATAAGACGCCTAAAAGTAGCGGTACCCCCATCCCAGCAACCTGGGTCGATCCTGAACGCTGGCTCGCAGCGATTGTCGAATCATCCGATACGGCAATTATGGGCGAATCGCTCGACGGCATGATTACAAGCTGGAATCGCGCGGCCGTCCAGATGTTCGGATATTCAGCCGAAGAAGCGATCGGTAAACCGGTCTTCTTTCTTGCATGGCCCGGCGAAGACGAGAGAATGCATGAACTCCTCCGCATCGTGCGGAACGGTGAGCGCATTGATGGATTCGAGACAGCGCGCAGACACAAGGACGGCTCACAGGTCTTTGTCTCTCTCAGCATGTTTCCCGTTAAGGATGCTGACGGGACGATCGTAGGTATCGCCGAGATTGCCCGGAATATTACCGACCGCAGACTGGCCGAGGAGCAGATTGCGCGCTCTCATGCGGAAGTGCTTGCAGAACGCAAGTTCCGGGAGATGATCGAGGAGGCTCCTGATGCAATCCTCGAAGTGAATCAGACCGGGTACATCGTGATCGCCAATAAGACCTCCGAGACACTTTTCGGGTACACACGCGAGGAGTTGCTCGGCCAGCCGGTCGAGATTCTTGTGCCGATGCCCCATCGGGGCAATCATGCTGATAATGTCGCGAGGTTTGTACGGAGCGGCAAGACCCGTCCCATGGGACAGGGACTGGACCTGAATGCGCGGCGAAAGGACGGATCGGAGTTTCCTGTCGAGATCAGCCTGAGCCCTATCAGAAGCGCGCAGGAGGTTCTGATCGTTGTCGTCATCCGTGACGTATCGGAACGCCGTAAAGCCGAGCAGCAGCTGCGCGCGCTCCAGGAGGGTTACTTCAATGAGCTAGTGGCCCGCCAGCATGAGGCGGAGCGTCTGAATCGCCTGAAGAGCGAGTTCATGGCAAGCGTAAGCCACGAACTGCGAACTCCATTGCATACGATCATCGGGTTTACCGACCTTCTAAAAGAAGAGAGCAACGGGACTCTGAACGCGAAGCAAACCCGGTTTGTCGAGCATATCCAGCGGGATTCAGAGCATTTACTCGCCTTAATTAACGACGTGCTGGATCTCAGCCGTATTGAAGCCGGCGGACTTTCCCTGCAGACCGAACAGATCGACGTTACCGATCTGCTCCATCAGACAACGGAGTCAGTGCGAGGCCAGGCGGCTGCTAAAGGAATCATCCTTCAAACAGAGTACGAGGCGGACCTCTACGCCTCAGCAGACCGAACCCGGGTACGGCAGGTCCTCTTAAATCTCCTCAGCAATGCAATCAAGTTCACCCCTGCCGGCGGATCGGTAACCATCACAACCGCCATCGAGGATGAATGGATCCGAATCTCAGTCCGTGACACTGGAATCGGCATCGCACCTGAGGAACATGAGCTGATCTTCGATAAGTTCTATCAAGCCGCCGTTACCACCGGCGGCGTAAAAGAAGGAACTGGCCTGGGTCTGACCATTAGCCGGCAAATCGTGATGATGCACGGGGGACGGCTGGAGGTGAACAGTACCGAGGGAGCTGGAAGCGAATTTACCTTCACATTGCCACAATGGGTCCAGTGA
- a CDS encoding response regulator codes for MIPVKCLIADDADGARELLRYVLEGQEIEVIEARDGQEAIDLALEHTPDFVILDIGMPKVDGFGVVSALRGMQIFNATPILALTAASGDLNRRDFEKAGFTAWLPKPIRPAIIRQALADFTC; via the coding sequence GTGATTCCAGTGAAGTGTCTGATAGCCGATGATGCAGACGGCGCAAGAGAGCTGCTTCGGTATGTTCTCGAAGGCCAGGAAATCGAAGTGATCGAAGCCCGCGACGGTCAGGAGGCCATTGATCTGGCTCTTGAGCATACGCCGGATTTCGTCATCCTCGATATCGGAATGCCCAAAGTTGATGGCTTCGGAGTTGTTTCAGCACTACGCGGTATGCAGATTTTCAACGCCACCCCAATTCTGGCACTCACGGCAGCCAGTGGTGACTTGAACCGCCGCGACTTCGAAAAAGCCGGGTTTACCGCGTGGCTTCCGAAACCCATTCGGCCGGCCATTATCCGGCAGGCGCTCGCGGATTTCACCTGCTGA
- a CDS encoding VOC family protein, which produces MSEKMSTCLWFDHGKAREAAEFYAATFPDSHVGKTSISPIDTPSGPEGQELIVEFTVCGRKFIGLNGGPNFIPNEAVSFVILTDDQAETDRLWNAIVSNGGQESMCGWCKDRWGFSWQITPRALLAAMADPDRAASKRAMSAMMTMRKIDIAAIEAARAKR; this is translated from the coding sequence ATGTCCGAGAAGATGAGCACCTGCCTGTGGTTCGACCACGGGAAAGCACGCGAAGCCGCCGAATTCTATGCCGCCACCTTCCCCGACAGCCACGTCGGGAAGACAAGCATATCGCCCATCGATACCCCATCCGGCCCCGAAGGCCAGGAGCTCATCGTTGAGTTCACCGTCTGCGGCCGCAAATTCATAGGCCTTAATGGCGGCCCGAACTTTATCCCGAACGAAGCGGTCAGCTTTGTAATTCTTACCGACGACCAGGCTGAGACGGACCGCCTGTGGAACGCCATCGTAAGTAACGGCGGCCAGGAGAGCATGTGCGGCTGGTGTAAGGACCGCTGGGGTTTTTCATGGCAGATTACGCCACGCGCCCTGCTGGCGGCGATGGCGGACCCGGATCGCGCTGCATCGAAGCGTGCGATGAGCGCAATGATGACGATGCGAAAGATCGACATTGCCGCAATTGAGGCCGCGCGCGCGAAACGATAG
- a CDS encoding TetR/AcrR family transcriptional regulator — MKNNASPQKRRTFRHGDLRNALVTAGLEMARAGGPNAVILREATRQAGVAPNAAYRHFAGQAELLDAVRSACLSRVAAAIEDEMKKHKAGRNPQAFARKSLHAVGMGYLGFAMREPGMFRTAFSVPPPVHSPDPANTASLGLNPFQLLSLALDRMQESGLLNRKDRKGAEYLAWSTVHGLALLALEGPLHKMPREMVLALGERLVVMVERGLS, encoded by the coding sequence ATGAAAAACAACGCTTCTCCTCAAAAGCGCAGGACCTTCCGCCACGGCGATCTGCGCAACGCATTGGTGACTGCCGGGCTCGAGATGGCCCGCGCCGGAGGGCCCAATGCGGTGATTCTCCGGGAGGCGACCCGGCAAGCGGGTGTCGCTCCGAATGCGGCTTACAGACATTTTGCCGGCCAGGCGGAGCTGCTGGATGCCGTACGTTCGGCATGTCTGTCGCGGGTCGCCGCGGCGATTGAAGATGAGATGAAGAAGCACAAAGCGGGACGCAACCCGCAGGCATTCGCGCGAAAGAGTCTGCACGCTGTGGGCATGGGCTACCTGGGGTTTGCGATGAGAGAGCCGGGAATGTTCCGCACAGCTTTCTCGGTACCGCCACCGGTTCATTCTCCTGACCCGGCGAATACGGCGTCTTTGGGCTTGAACCCCTTTCAGTTACTCTCACTAGCCCTGGATCGCATGCAGGAGAGCGGCTTGCTCAACAGGAAAGATCGCAAGGGTGCGGAATATCTGGCGTGGTCGACAGTGCACGGTCTGGCGCTGCTGGCGCTTGAGGGGCCGCTGCACAAGATGCCGCGGGAGATGGTGCTGGCGCTGGGAGAGAGACTAGTCGTCATGGTGGAGCGCGGACTCAGCTAG
- a CDS encoding GNAT family N-acetyltransferase — translation MIRRCEEADFDQIWTVINDGAEAYRGIIPEDRWHEPYMTREELRNELANGVAFWGYEQNGTLQAVMGMQNVQDVTLIRHAYVRTRVRRCGIGGLLLDHLKASTQRPLLVGTWADAAWAIRFYEKHGFQVVEAGEKNQLLRKYWDVPTRQIETSVVLCQ, via the coding sequence ATGATCCGACGCTGTGAAGAAGCCGACTTCGACCAAATCTGGACCGTCATCAACGATGGCGCCGAAGCCTACCGCGGCATCATCCCCGAAGACCGTTGGCACGAGCCATACATGACGCGGGAAGAGCTCCGTAACGAGCTCGCGAATGGTGTGGCGTTCTGGGGATACGAACAAAACGGGACACTTCAAGCTGTGATGGGGATGCAAAACGTACAGGATGTCACCTTGATCCGGCATGCATACGTTCGGACCAGAGTGCGGCGCTGTGGCATCGGAGGTCTCCTGCTGGATCACTTGAAAGCGTCGACCCAGCGCCCTCTACTCGTCGGCACCTGGGCAGATGCCGCCTGGGCGATTCGCTTTTATGAGAAACATGGGTTTCAGGTCGTCGAAGCAGGCGAGAAGAATCAGTTGTTGCGGAAATATTGGGACGTCCCCACACGTCAAATCGAAACCTCGGTTGTCTTGTGTCAGTGA
- a CDS encoding AI-2E family transporter produces the protein MVFALTAGSLFLCALLLKPFIPALTGSLLIVTMTQPLAKRLRQIFSHRTTAAAVATVIVALCIIVPAAFILRMVAMQALGGLQLLQDAAWLDKLQHLIDQIRSYLSLRGIPLMGNDLPQIIKTGAGFLGSTFLTLVSGSVEAFTQIVVMLCLLFFWYRDSDDLLAHLRKTSPLNSGEERLFVKYFKRTIRASVVGRLWIAAIQGFLAWIAFAALGVPGAVLLANLTSVCALIPAFGAFLVWLPVVGYLLAIHAWTRAVILFTIGFFLLSTVDNLLYPFFVGARAHLHTAKMLLSVFGGLWLFGISGLVLGPLVWVTTELLVAICMRRASRDESRNAGDTL, from the coding sequence ATGGTGTTTGCGCTGACAGCAGGGTCTCTATTCCTGTGCGCTCTATTGTTGAAACCGTTCATCCCCGCTCTCACCGGTTCATTGCTCATTGTCACAATGACCCAACCGCTTGCGAAGCGGCTCAGACAGATCTTCTCGCACCGTACAACCGCGGCAGCCGTGGCGACCGTCATTGTCGCCCTATGCATTATTGTGCCCGCTGCATTCATTCTGCGTATGGTAGCGATGCAGGCGCTGGGCGGACTACAGCTTCTTCAGGACGCGGCCTGGCTCGATAAATTACAGCATCTTATCGATCAAATAAGGTCCTATCTCTCCCTGCGTGGAATCCCTCTCATGGGAAACGACCTCCCGCAGATCATCAAGACCGGCGCTGGTTTTTTGGGATCGACCTTTCTTACGCTCGTCTCTGGATCGGTCGAAGCCTTTACCCAGATCGTCGTCATGCTGTGTCTACTCTTCTTCTGGTATCGCGATTCCGACGACTTGTTAGCCCATCTGCGCAAAACCTCTCCCCTCAACTCCGGCGAGGAACGGCTTTTCGTGAAATATTTCAAGCGGACGATCCGGGCAAGTGTCGTCGGCAGGCTCTGGATCGCCGCCATTCAGGGGTTTCTTGCATGGATCGCATTCGCCGCCCTCGGCGTGCCGGGAGCGGTTCTCCTGGCTAACCTTACCTCGGTCTGCGCTCTGATCCCCGCCTTCGGTGCATTTCTTGTATGGCTGCCGGTTGTCGGTTATCTTCTGGCGATCCACGCGTGGACGAGAGCAGTGATCCTCTTCACCATCGGCTTCTTCCTCCTGAGCACCGTCGACAATCTTCTGTACCCATTTTTCGTCGGCGCACGAGCGCACCTGCACACCGCAAAGATGTTGCTATCGGTCTTTGGGGGGCTTTGGCTTTTCGGCATCAGCGGCCTGGTCCTTGGGCCGCTCGTGTGGGTAACAACTGAGCTGCTCGTCGCAATCTGTATGCGGCGGGCCTCTAGAGATGAATCGCGCAACGCCGGAGATACCTTATGA